In a genomic window of Gemmatimonas sp.:
- a CDS encoding ankyrin repeat domain-containing protein — protein sequence MSKSLRYHLRTGMVGATSLALAAAPALAQGTAGDSRRPVRLAAGVTRATNASPAVAEAARQGDLERVRALVAQRNDVNIPLGDGMTALHWAAERGDAAMTAALLKAGAKVTPTTRNGGYTPLHIAARAGNGAVVQALLAGGADHKVLTATGVTALHLAAQSGDVAGVNALVARKADLNARETTWGQTPLMFAAASDRPGAVAALLKAGANPSLKTTTLDLTEELARQQAAARKRNELLFAALPAAMRDSAMKAIAKQEAEQAALRRQFGLGVEPVPGADTAKKAAPAAATAAPAAPAAPAARAAAAPRADSVRTPRIGLIAPPVNALTPKQIEEAILAGRAMYERKDLGKTTETVVPRDTTNGFQAGYEATVGSMGGLTAMHHAVRQGNMAAALALLDGGADINEVSATDSVTPLLHATINGHYDLAMELVKRGANVKLTSTHGLSPLYASINTFWHPRSRYPQPQAVQLQKTTHYELMNALIKAGADVNVRMKKNIWFFGYSNCGNANCGLELLDGTSPFWRATYAVDLEAMKILKKAGAIDTVPSYRPPQLGRRRPPTQGEGGGFRPDASLDSASKAVPAGIGTYPIHAAAGVGYGNGFAGNAHRHAPDGWMPALKYLVEELGHDVNKRDLNGYTPLHHAASRGDNEMILYLVSKGADPKAVGRDFRTTVDLANGPVQRLRPFPETIQLLEKLGARNNHRCVGC from the coding sequence ATGTCGAAATCGTTGCGGTATCACCTGCGCACCGGCATGGTCGGTGCGACGAGCCTGGCGCTCGCCGCGGCGCCCGCGCTGGCGCAGGGCACGGCGGGGGACAGCCGACGGCCGGTGCGCCTGGCGGCCGGTGTCACCCGCGCCACCAACGCGTCGCCGGCGGTGGCCGAGGCGGCCCGGCAGGGTGACCTCGAACGGGTGCGCGCGCTCGTCGCGCAACGCAACGATGTGAACATCCCCCTGGGGGATGGCATGACGGCGCTGCACTGGGCCGCCGAGCGCGGTGATGCCGCCATGACGGCGGCGCTGCTCAAGGCCGGCGCCAAGGTCACGCCCACGACGCGCAATGGCGGCTACACGCCGCTGCACATTGCGGCGCGGGCCGGCAACGGCGCAGTGGTGCAGGCGCTGCTGGCGGGGGGCGCCGACCACAAGGTGCTCACCGCCACCGGGGTCACGGCGCTGCACCTGGCGGCACAGTCGGGGGACGTGGCCGGCGTGAACGCGCTGGTGGCCAGGAAGGCCGACCTCAATGCGCGCGAGACGACGTGGGGGCAGACGCCACTCATGTTCGCCGCCGCATCGGACCGGCCGGGGGCCGTGGCGGCGCTGCTCAAGGCCGGCGCCAACCCGTCGCTCAAGACGACCACCCTCGATCTCACGGAAGAGCTGGCGCGGCAGCAGGCAGCCGCCCGCAAGCGCAACGAGCTGCTCTTCGCCGCCCTCCCGGCGGCGATGCGCGATTCGGCCATGAAGGCCATTGCGAAGCAGGAAGCCGAACAGGCGGCGCTGCGCCGCCAGTTCGGGTTGGGCGTGGAGCCGGTGCCGGGTGCGGACACGGCCAAGAAGGCGGCGCCCGCGGCGGCGACGGCCGCTCCGGCCGCTCCGGCCGCTCCGGCCGCGCGTGCCGCGGCGGCCCCGCGCGCGGACAGCGTGCGGACCCCGCGCATCGGGCTCATTGCGCCGCCGGTGAATGCGCTCACGCCCAAGCAGATCGAGGAGGCCATTCTCGCCGGCCGCGCCATGTACGAGCGCAAGGATCTCGGCAAGACTACCGAGACCGTGGTGCCGCGCGATACCACCAACGGGTTCCAGGCCGGCTACGAGGCGACCGTGGGGAGCATGGGCGGACTCACCGCGATGCACCACGCCGTGCGTCAGGGGAACATGGCCGCCGCGCTCGCGCTGCTCGACGGTGGCGCGGACATCAACGAAGTGTCGGCCACCGACAGTGTCACGCCGCTGCTGCACGCCACCATCAACGGGCACTATGACCTGGCGATGGAGCTGGTGAAGCGTGGCGCCAACGTGAAGCTCACCAGCACGCACGGGCTGTCGCCGCTGTACGCGTCCATCAACACGTTCTGGCATCCGCGGTCGCGCTACCCGCAGCCGCAGGCGGTGCAGCTGCAGAAGACGACGCACTACGAACTCATGAACGCGCTCATCAAGGCCGGGGCCGATGTGAACGTGCGCATGAAGAAGAACATCTGGTTCTTCGGCTACAGCAACTGCGGCAACGCCAACTGCGGTCTCGAGCTGCTCGACGGCACGTCACCGTTCTGGCGTGCCACGTATGCGGTCGATCTCGAGGCCATGAAGATCCTCAAGAAGGCGGGCGCCATCGACACGGTGCCGTCGTACCGGCCACCGCAGTTGGGACGTCGTCGCCCGCCCACGCAGGGTGAGGGTGGCGGCTTCCGGCCCGACGCCTCGCTCGACAGCGCCTCCAAGGCGGTGCCGGCCGGGATCGGCACGTATCCCATTCACGCTGCGGCGGGGGTGGGGTATGGCAACGGCTTCGCCGGTAACGCACACCGTCATGCGCCCGACGGCTGGATGCCCGCCCTGAAGTACCTGGTGGAAGAGCTGGGGCACGACGTGAACAAGCGCGACCTGAACGGCTACACGCCGCTCCACCACGCCGCGTCGCGCGGCGACAACGAGATGATCCTGTATCTCGTGAGCAAGGGCGCCGACCCCAAGGCGGTGGGGCGCGACTTCCGCACCACCGTGGACCTCGCCAATGGTCCCGTGCAGCGCCTGCGTCCGTTCCCCGAAACCATCCAGCTGCTCGAGAAGCTGGGGGCACGGAACAATCACCGGTGCGTGGGCTGCTGA